The proteins below come from a single Lineus longissimus chromosome 5, tnLinLong1.2, whole genome shotgun sequence genomic window:
- the LOC135488553 gene encoding uncharacterized protein LOC135488553 — protein sequence MGEPPTLQSLCDKRKICRGKYTRQENTVTRYYREACNLYDKGDRVTQFETAVRKTGNAMEELNAVYGELKDVQTEVDFHPDLGKLNDEALRVETESEERYRTQYYDISAMVQQLQADAEKERRTPSEKSSDTFTPEHFAAAMKETLESVQTGISGDQLERILGTLSHKKRYVQIPKFKGDVELFDQWKQLVETELEKPGYSEVEKTHIVISLVDGEVSKLISGLKDPSSDDILEFLENRYGDVLTKIQKAVNEIAAVPAVSSPSAKDLDSLYNLLNSNWNYIMKRTEDDKHVVRASWIFTALVRPKLPKGLLKKWDGEIIKEEKSMGTTSELPIRFDTLLEKLQDAVKVARRTEPSKRDKPEKEKEKEKKWVKDYQKESKKPTGHALQISQRTPKPNKEESCIFCQLRHFSSSCPTVKSMPVSERVEKVKASKACFNCLRTTHFVDACRSSSCKNCSRKHHTLLHFDKQGGNKTGSNQETSSEKETSGDGNKPEETVKSPHYFVKARETDGEVLLQTGLAKLESRHAVAHGRVLFDSGSGATFVSKRMARSLQLHGQPVAAEFTLAGGKVMTLDTQRVKFHLSSILPKWKGETFEIIAYVLENPCADINEVNEDLSKIEQLRDLQIADEFPRKRQSVDVLLGIQDSMKILQDKRVFGSGNSLSAQRSHIGWIVSGTCPADQESHTTLPVNHSTFQLSSEIDIATKHWETEHIGILPNEKNQHLSELETEALRQHKEKTIKIKDGYETGLLKHPEWKDKILKSNKQQAMRRLGSLEQRLKKDPTLSARYQEQINELIKKGRAERVSEEKEPEDRSVWYLPHHPVVREDKTTTKVRIVFDGSMRGRDGVSLNDTLLPGPALQPDLPGVLMRFRRHRIALIADIEKMFLQVSMNEIDRDSQRFLWRDLDTDKEPEVFRLTTVTFGLTSSPFSSIKTVLDHVAAHREEYPKAAAEIEENIFVDDILSGDEEDNEVAELAVGLKEILSPEWNMRKFLSNKPGVLSGLAKEDIASELTEKMVGEEISTKALGVRYRPKEDVLMFSFVDKMEDVEIETRRSVLKQLHRIYDPLGMLSPFVLKAKQIFQQSWVTTGGWDDALPSEIEEEWKRWKSEVTLLDSIKIPRCIVPADFQDPVYFLHGFGDACETSYGGVVYLTSQDSTERRHVALLSSKTRVAPLGKRRSIPELELMASLVTARLTKYVERELKLPIASVNCWTDSKVVTHWLSKPPYKWQTFVANRVAEIQNLVPPCNWRHVPGKWNPADLCSRGLTAENLVESSLWWNGPSFLTESEEQWPEQEKSKKEDEEIADSKAKPKLRQIGIAAVAKTDIAAAEKYIEKFSSYQKFIRVMSRARSWIRIHRSRKEGRDQNEGRETDKEKSIPGTTLNDRRQEELHWIRWAQSLKYQEDIEELKAGRQVTMESKLAPLSPEWDEKDQVMRVGGRLHYAPLPEETKHPIILPAHNRFVDKLVLYYHQINLHTGPAQTLAFLRNKYWLIHGRQEVRRILHKCKACKDPEEIEQKMAPLPVERVSMSLPFTHIGLDYAGPLYVKMSRDETTKAYILIFTCMVTRGVHLELTPDLTTEEFMAGLQRMMNRKGKCVFILSDNAKTFKKADTLLRILYKQKNGKNKLNEEITGKGITWRFITERAPWHGGFYERLVQSVKKPLRRVLGKAHLTYLEMQTVLSDIEAQLNSRPLTSVSADKEDWSPITPGHLMIGRSLQVLPDASLAGHTTVAVSKRWAYNQHLSRIIWNRWTKEYLTELNQLRKWTEVRDNLHEGDVVLVAEDNTRKLDWKLGRVEEIFPGRDGLVRSVLVKTKSGLMRRPVQKLRLLETTIVPEDVESDSDPD from the coding sequence ATGGGTGAACCACCAACCTTGCAATCACTGTGTGATAAACGCAAAATATGTCGCGGGAAGTACACTCGACAGGAAAACACTGTGACAAGGTATTACAGGGAAGCATGTAACTTGTACGACAAAGGAGATCGCGTTACCCAGTTTGAGACAGCCGTGCGAAAAACGGGTAATGCCATGGAAGAGCTGAATGCGGTCTACGGTGAATTGAAGGACGTACAGACTGAGGTGGACTTCCATCCTGATTTAGGGAAACTGAACGATGAAGCCTTGAGAGTTGAGACTGAGTCAGAGGAGAGGTATCGCACCCAGTACTACGACATTTCTGCCATGGTTCAACAACTGCAAGCGGATGCTGAGAAGGAGAGGCGTACCCCGTCGGAGAAGTCGAGTGATACTTTCACACCTGAGCACTTTGCCGCCGCCATGAAGGAGACCCTGGAATCAGTACAAACAGGAATTTCTGGTGATCAGTTAGAAAGGATTCTAGGGACCTTATCGCACAAGAAGCGTTATGTTCAGATACCGAAATTCAAAGGTGATGTCGAGTTGTTTGACCAGTGGAAACAACTGGTAGAGACTGAATTAGAAAAACCAGGCTATAGCGAGGTGGAAAAGACCCACATAGTCATATCATTAGTTGATGGAGAGGTATCCAAACTCATCAGTGGACTAAAGGATCCAAGTTCAGATGACATCCTTGAGTTTTTGGAGAATAGGTACGGAGATGTGTTGACAAAGATCCAGAAGGCAGTGAACGAGATTGCTGCAGTGCCTGCTGTCAGTTCGCCCTCAGCAAAGGATCTTGATTCTCTCTACAACCTGCTTAATTCCAACTGGAATTACATCATGAAACGAACAGAAGATGACAAACACGTGGTAAGGGCAAGCTGGATCTTTACAGCCCTTGTCCGACCAAAACTGCCAAAGGGACTTCTCAAAAAATGGGATGGAGAGATAATCAAAGAGGAGAAGTCGATGGGGACGACGTCGGAATTACCGATACGTTTCGACACTCTTTTGGAGAAGCTGCAAGATGCCGTCAAGGTTGCGAGGCGAACGGAGCCAAGCAAACGAGATAAAcccgagaaggagaaggagaaagagaagaagTGGGTTAAGGATTACCAGAAGGAATCTAAGAAGCCTACAGGTCATGCTCTTCAGATATCTCAGAGGACACCGAAACCCAACAAGGAGGAATCGTGCATATTCTGTCAACTTAGGCACTTCTCATCAAGTTGTCCAACAGTGAAGTCGATGCCTGTGTCAGAGCGAGTTGAGAAAGTGAAAGCGTCAAAGGCATGTTTCAACTGCTTGCGGACTACTCACTTTGTGGATGCATGTCGGTCATCTAGCTGTAAGAATTGCTCGAGGAAGCATCACACACTCTTACATTTCGACAAGCAAGGAGGAAACAAGACTGGGAGCAACCAGGAAACATCGAGCGAAAAGGAGACAAGTGGAGATGGTAACAAGCCTGAGGAGACCGTGAAATCACCCCACTACTTCGTGAAAGCCAGAGAGACAGATGGTGAAGTACTGTTACAGACAGGCCTAGCGAAATTGGAGTCGAGACATGCAGTCGCACATGGACGAGTTCTCTTTGACTCAGGGAGTGGAGCCACATTTGTCAGCAAGCGAATGGCAAGGAGTTTGCAGCTGCATGGTCAACCAGTTGCAGCAGAGTTTaccttagcaggaggaaaggtcATGACACTTGATACCCAACGAGTCAAGTTTCATTTGTCGagcatactacccaaatggaaGGGAGAGACGTTCGAAATCATCGCCTATGTTCTAGAAAATCCATGTGCTGATATCAATGAAGTCAATGAGGATTTGTCAAAGATTGAACAGCTGAGAGACCTCCAGATAGCTGATGAGTTCCCGAGAAAACGTCAATCGGTGGATGTTCTGTTAGGAATCCAGGattcaatgaaaatcttacagGATAAGAGAGTCTTTGGATcaggaaacagtctttcagcgcAGAGGAGTCACATTGGTTGGATCGTGTCCGGAACCTGTCCCGCTGATCAGGAAAGCCACACAACGTTGCCAGTCAATCATTCAACATTTCAACTGTCCAGCGAGATAGACATCGCGACCAAGCACTGGGAGACGGAGCACATAGGGATCCTACCAAATGAGAAAAACCAGCACCTCTCAGAGCTTGAGACTGAAGCCCTGAGACAGCACAAGGAGAAAACAATCAAGATCAAGGATGGTTATGAGACAGGATTGTTGAAACATCCGGAGTGGAAGgataaaattctgaaatcaaacaaacaacaagcaaTGAGGAGACTTGGTAGTCTGGAGCAGAGACTGAAAAAGGATCCTACATTGTCAGCGAGATACCAGGAGCAAATCAATGAGTTGATCAAGAAAGGTCGAGCGGAACGAGTGAGTGAGGAAAAGGAGCCGGAGGATCGTAGTGTGTGGTACTTGCCCCATCATCCAGTAGTGAGAGAGGACAAGACGACAACAAAGGTTAGAATCGTCTTCGATGGATCGATGAGAGGCCGGGATGGAGTATCACTCAACGACACCTTATTACCAGGACCTGCCCTGCAACCTGACCTTCCTGGAGTTTTGATGCGATTCAGGCGCCACAGAATTGCATTGATAGCGGATATCGAAAAGATGTTCCTCCAGGTAAGTATGAACGAGATAGATCGAGATAGCCAGAGATTCCTATGGAGAGACTTGGACACGGATAAGGAGCCGGAAGTTTTCAGATTGACCACAGTCACCTTCGGATTAACGTCTTCGCCATTCTCAAGCATCAAAACTGTGCTAGATCATGTCGCGGCACATCGTGAGGAGTACCCAAAAGCTGCTGCAGAGATTGAGGAGAATATCTTcgtggatgatattttgagtgGAGATGAGGAGGATAATGAGGTGGCGGAGTTGGCAGTTGGACTGAAGGAGATTCTGAGCCCGGAATGGAACATGAGGAAGTTTCTATCCAACAAACCAGGAGTTTTGTCAGGTCTTGCCAAGGAAGACATCGCGTCGGAGCTCACAGAGAAGATGGTTGGCGAAGAGATCTCAACAAAGGCGCTGGGAGTCAGATATCGACCCAAGGAGGATGTTCTCATGTTctcatttgttgacaaaatggagGATGTGGAGATCGAGACCAGGAGAAGTGTGTTGAAACAACTCCATCGGATTTATGATCCACTTGGCATGCTATCGCCCTTTGTACTCAAGGCTAAGCAAATTTTCCAACAATCATGGGTCACAACTGGAGGATGGGACGACGCGCTACCATCGGAGATAGAGGAGGAGTGGAAACGCTGGAAATCTGAAGTGACACTACTGGACAGCATCAAGATACCGAGGTGTATTGTGCCTGCTGACTTCCAGGATCCAGTATATTTCCTACACGGCTTTGGAGATGCATGTGAGACATCATACGGAGGAGTGGTCTATTTGACTAGCCAGGATTCAACTGAGAGACGTCACGTTGCTCTACTCAGCTCAAAGACCAGAGTAGCACCCCTGGGAAAGAGGAGGAGCATCCCGGAACTGGAGCTCATGGCATCACTGGTGACAGCAAGGTTAACAAAGTATGTGGAAAGAGAGCTCAAGCTTCCGATTGCTTCAGTGAATTGCTGGACAGATTCCAAGGTTGTCACACACTGGTTAAGCAAGCCACCATACAAATGGCAAACATTTGTCGCAAACAGAGTAGCTGAGATTCAGAACTTAGTGCCACCCTGCAACTGGAGACATGTTCCAGGAAAATGGAACCCTGCGGATCTTTGTTCCCGAGGACTTACTGCTGAGAATCTGGTTGAATCTTCATTGTGGTGGAATGGTCCATCCTTCCTGACTGAAAGTGAAGAACAGTGGCCAGAACAAGAGAAGAGCAAGAAGGAGGATGAGGAAATAGCTGACTCGAAAGCCAAGCCCAAACTTCGTCAGATTGGTATTGCTGCTGTAGCCAAGACGGATATTGCTGCTGCTGAGAAATACATTGAGAAATTCTCATCATACCAGAAGTTCATCAGGGTAATGAGCAGAGCGAGGAGTTGGATTAGGATCCATAGGTCCCGAAAGGAGGGGAGAGATCAAAACGAGGGGAGAGAAACTGACAAGGAGAAAAGCATTCCAGGAACAACTCTCAATGACAGACGTCAGGAGGAGCTGCACTGGATCAGATGGGCTCAATCGCTCAAGTATCAGGAGGATATTGAGGAATTGAAAGCCGGACGACAAGTCACCATGGAGAGTAAACTGGCTCCATTGAGCCCAGAGTGGGACGAGAAGGATCAAGTGATGCGAGTGGGAGGTCGTCTTCATTACGCCCCATTGCCGGAGGAAACTAAGCATCCCATCATCTTGCCTGCTCACAACCGATTTGTGGATAAGTTAGTTCTGTACTACCACCAGATTAACCTACACACAGGACCAGCACAAACCCTGGCTTTCTTGAGAAACAAGTACTGGCTTATTCATGGGAGACAGGAAGTGAGACGCATTCTTCACAAGTGCAAGGCTTGTAAGGATCCAGAGGAGATTGAGCAAAAGATGGCGCCGCTGCCTGTGGAAAGAGTGAGCATGAGTCTTCCTTTCACGCACATAGGATTAGACTATGCAGGACCTTTATACGTAAAGATGTCCAGAGATGAGACAACGAAGGCTTACATTCTGATCTTCACGTGTATGGTGACTAGAGGAGTGCACCTGGAACTCACACCAGATCTTACTACAGAAGAGTTCATGGCTGGGCTGCAGCGCATGATGAATCGCAAAGGGAAATGTGTATTCATTCTCTCTGACAACGCAAAGACATTCAAAAAGGCAGACACCTTGCTGAGGATTCTTTACAAACAGAAGAATGGAAAGAACAAGCTTAATGAGGAGATAACAGGAAAGGGAATAACATGGCGTTTTATCACGGAGAGAGCCCCATGGCACGGAGGATTCTATGAGAGACTCGTGCAAAGCGTCAAGAAACCACTGAGGAGAGTGCTTGGGAAAGCACACCTGACATACCTTGAGATGCAGACTGTACTCTCGGACATCGAAGCACAACTGAATTCTAGACCCCTGACTAGTGTCTCTGCAGACAAAGAGGATTGGTCGCCTATCACTCCAGGACACCTGATGATTGGCCGGAGCCTACAAGTTCTGCCTGATGCCTCATTGGCAGGCCATACTACCGTCGCAGTGAGCAAGAGATGGGCCTATAATCAGCACCTGTCAAGGATCATTTGGAATCGATGGACGAAGGAGTATTTGACTGAGCTGAACCAACTGAGGAAGTGGACTGAGGTTCGAGATAACCTTCATGAGGGAGACGTTGTTCTAGTCGCTGAGGACAACACCAGGAAGCTGGATTGGAAGCTTGGAAGAGTGGAGGAGATCTTTCCAGGACGAGACGGTCTTGTGCGCTCAGTACTGGTGAAGACGAAATCGGGATTGATGAGACGTCCAGTACAGAAGCTGAGGCTATTGGAGACCACCATTGTGCCAGAGGATGTTGAAAGCGATTCAGATCCAGATTAG